One Osmerus eperlanus chromosome 16, fOsmEpe2.1, whole genome shotgun sequence DNA segment encodes these proteins:
- the pex19 gene encoding peroxisomal biogenesis factor 19 — protein MASGSADPSAGQDSELDELLDSALDDFDKTNTAPPAPEAEAPPSSKSAAKKPPLLEDSQFFESLFEGEMASQAKEEWEKAMAELAQEEPDLLQHFHKLSEAAGKVGTDVASQQEFTSCLKDTLSGLAKNADNLQSAGLAGDDLVKTLEGLGLEEGGEGAGEDGNILPIMQSIMQNLLSKEVLYPSLKEITEKYPEWLDSNRQSLPPDQYQRYEQQAKVMGEICSQFEKEGGGGEGENTFESILELMQQLQDLGQPPKELAGDAPPGLNLDLESLNLPGVPGAGAGEQCSIM, from the exons ATGGCGTCAGGATCAGCAGACCCGTCCGCTGGACAAGATTCCGAATTGGACGAGTTATTGGACA GTGCACTCGATGACTTTGACAAGACAAACACTGCACCGCCAGCCCCAGAGGCTGAGGCACCCCCATCTTCTAAGAGTGCTGCAAAGAAA CCCCCCCTACTGGAGGACAGTCAGTTTTTCGAGTCCCTGTTTGAGGGAGAGATGGCCTCTCAGGCgaaggaggagtgggagaaagCCATGGCCGAACTAGCACAGGAAGAACCAGATCTGCTCCAACATTTTCATAAACTGTCTGAGGCGGCAGGGAAAGTGG GCACTGATGTGGCCTCCCAACAAGAATTTACTTCCTGTCTAAAAGACACCCTCAGCGGACTGGCCAAAAATGCAGACAACCTTCAG AGTGCAGGATTGGCTGGAGACGACCTTGTTAAGACACTAGAAGGACTGGGATTGGAGGAAGGCGGCGAGGGGGCAGGGGAAGATGGCAACATATTGCCCATCATGCAGTCCATTATGCAGAATCTTCTGTCTAAGGAAGTGCTCTACCCATCTCTCAAAGAGATCACCGAGAAG TACCCTGAGTGGCTGGACAGCAACAGGCAgtccctccccccagaccagTATCAGCGCTACGAGCAACAGGCCAAGGTCATGGGAGAGATTTGTAGCCAGTTTGAgaaggagggtggtggaggggagggggaaaacaCCTTTGAGAGCATTCTGGAACTCATGCAGCAG TTACAAGACTTGGGTCAACCTCCCAAAGAGCTGGCAGGTGACGCG CCACCTGGCCTGAACCTTGATCTGGAGTCACTTAACCTCCCAGGAGTCCCAGGGGCCGGGGCAGGGGAGCAGTGCTCGATCATGTGA